The genomic window ACGGGTCAGCGGACGCGGGTGCCGAGAAGGTGGCGCACGCCTGCGATGAACAGTTGCAGGCCGAAGTCGAAACGGGCGGTGGGGTCGGGGGTTTCGTCGAGGGGCGCTTCGTCGTCGGGGAGTGCGCCCGCGGAATCCATTTGCATCCTGGACTGTTCGTCGACGGTTTGGCCGAGGACGTAGTACAGCAGCGTGAACGAGGTGAGTTCGGCTTCGGGGCGGGGCATGCCCGCGCGAATGGCCGCGCCTGCCATGCGTTCCCGGCCCTTGCTGGTGGTGAGTCTGGATGCGTAGGTGGCGGAGACCAATTCGGCACCGTCGCGGTAGGCGAGCAGGCAGTCGCGCAGCCGGTGCGCCAATTCGCTGATCTGGCCGGACCATTCGGTGGCGACGATCGGATCCTCCATCGGCGCGAGGATCTTGTCCGCGACCGCGCCGAGCAGCGCCTGTTTGTTGGGGAAATGCCAGTACAGCGCGCCCGGCTGCACCTGAAGCGAGCCGGCCAGCCTGCGCATGGTCAGGTCGGCGAGGCCGTACTGGTCGAGAATCGCGATGGCGCCGTCGACCACGTCCGCTCTGTGCAGTTGCACCCGAATTCCTTCCGTGTCGATGGCGGCGCTCCGGGCCCCCTCGGTGGTTACGCAGGCTACCTTCTCCGGGTCTCCCGCCCGCGCCGCAGTGCTCGGCGGCGGTGCTCGCAGTGTTTTGACTCACTGTCCGCTCTACCCTAGCCTGAACACCGTTCAAGTTGCACGGCCACCTCGGCCGAACGAAGGGATTCGTGCAGTGACCCAGGCTCCTGTTGACACCTCCATATTGGCGATCGCCCGCGAGCAAGTGCTCGAACGCGGCGAAGGGCTGACCCAGGAGCAGACCCTGGAGGTGCTCCGCCTAGGCGACGACCACCTCGAAGAACTGCTGGCCCTGGCCCACGACGTGCGGATGAAGTGGTGTGGCCCCGAGGTCGAGGTCGAGGGCATCATCAGCCTCAAGACCGGCGGCTGCCCCGAGGACTGCCACTTCTGCTCCCAGTCCGGCCTGTTCCAGTCGCCGGTGCGCGCGGCCTGGCTCGACATCCCCAGCCTCGTCGAGGCCGCCAAGCAGACCGCCAAGACCGGCGCCACCGAGTTCTGCATCGTCGCCGCCGTGCGCGGTCCGGACGAGCGCCTGATGGCGCAGGTCGCCGCCGGTGTCGAAGCCATCCGCAACGAGGTCGACATCCAGGTCGCGTGCTCGCTCGGCATGCTCACCCAGGAACAGGTCGATCAGCTCGCCGCCATGGGGGTGCACCGCTACAACCACAATTTGGAAACCTCGCGCTCGCACTTCCCGAACGTGGTCACCACGCACACCTGGGAAGAACGCTGGGACACCCTGCGCATGGTCCGCGAGGCGGGCATGGAGGTCTGCTGCGGCGGCATCCTCGGCATGGGCGAAACCCTGGAGCAGCGCGCGGAATTCGCGGCGAACCTGGCCGAGCTCGAGCCGGACGAGGTGCCGCTCAACTTCCTGAACCCGCGTCCAGGCACCCCCTTCGGCGACCTCGAGGTACTGCCCGCCGCCGACGCGCTGCGGGCCGTCGCCGCGTTCCGGCTCGCGTTGCCGCGCACCATCCTTCGCTTCGCCGGCGGCCGCGAGATCACCCTCGGCGACCTCGGCGCCAAGCAGGGCATCCTCGGCGGCATCAACGCCGTCATCGTCGGCAATTACCTGACCACCCTCGGCAGGCCCGCCGAAGCCGATCTCGATCTGCTCGGCGAGTTGAAGATGCCGATCAAGGCGCTCAACGAAACCCTCTGAAGCATCCCATGAGTAATGTCATGGACATGGACGAGCGCTACAACCCGTTCACCGGCAAACGGATAGTGCCCGGGCTCGATGACGCGGTGCCCGCGGCCGCCGCGCTGGGATTGGAGCCGCCGCGCTTCTGTGCGCAGTGCGGCCGCCGGATGGTGGTGCAGGTGAGTCCGGACGGCTGGTGGGCCAAGTGCTCCCGGCACGGCGTGATCGACGCGACCAGTCTGGAACGCCGCTAGTGACGACGCCTCGGAGTGGGGTACGACGGGAGGCGCGCGCCGCCGCGGTGATCGCGCTGGCCGTGCTGCTGGTCAGTGCGCTCGGCGGGGTCTTGTGGGGCCTGGTGGCGCCGAGCGAGCAGCTGCTTGTGGTCGAGCCCGGCCGCGGCGGCCTGCTCACCGGGGAGAGCATGCACCAGTTCGACGGGGTGGCGATGTTCGTGTGCTTCGGGGCGGTGCTCGGCGTGCTGAGTGCGGTCGCCGCCTGGCGGTGGCGCGCGGTACGCGGGCCGCTGTTGCAGGTCGGCTTGTTCGCCGGGTCCGTCGTCGGCGCCGTGCTGATGGCGCGGGTCGGTGAGCTGGTGGCCGAGTGGCATCATCCCCGGCCGCACGATCCGCCGGTCGGGCAGATCGTCGAGTTGCCGATCGAGGTGGGCAGCTGGCTCGCGCTGATCATCCAGCCGCTGATCGCGTCGCTGCTCGTGTTGTTCCTCGCCGCGCTGAGTTCGTCGGAAGATCTGGGCACCGGCACCGGCACCGGCGCCACCGCCGAGACCGGATCGTTCGATCCGGCAGGCGCATTCGGCCCGTACGGCACCGCGTCCCAGCCTGCGGGTGGCGCCCCGATGCCTTACCGTAGCTACGAACCAGCTTCGGAAGCCGGTTCCGGTTCGTTGCCGGAGACTCGTCCCAGCCGCTGAGCGTTGTCCGAACCGTTGCCCGCGGGACGGCACATGCGTACCAAAAAAGCCTAAAATTGTAGGACACGCTGTGCGTTCAGAGAGGAACGAGTCGTGGCGTTCGTCGGTAGCGGGCCGGTCGTCGAGGAAATCGACGCCCAATTCTGGCGGGTGGTCGAACCACTCGTCTACCAAGGCGATTCCCAAGAATTCGTGATTCCCGCCGGCTTCCGCACCGACTTCGCCTCGGTACCGCGGGCTTTGGTCTGGCTTATTCCCCGCTACGGCGCCTACACCCGCGCCGCCATCCTGCACGACTACCTGCGCACCGCGAACGTGGTGAGTATCGCGGACGCGGACGGAATCTTCCGGCGCTGTCTGCAGGAGTTGGGTGTCTCGGTGCCGCGGCGCTGGATGATGTGGGCGGGGGTGCGATTGGCCAGCGGGTTGCGCGGGGCGACCGTCGGCGCGCTCGCGACGTGGGTGCTGATCGCCGTGCCGTCGGTGGTGTTCCTGGTGATTCCGGTGATCGTGGTCCAGGTGTTCCTTGTCCTGTTCTGGTTGGTGGAGTTGGCATTCTGGGGTGCCGCGCGCCTGTTCACCCGCACCGCCGCTCCGCCGCCCGAGCCGCAGATGAAGACGGCTTGAATTGGGCTGGGGTACCGTTTCTGGCGTGTTCGTGCGGTGTTTCGAGGTGATCCGGTGGGTTGACGCGTTCGTCGCGCGAAGCGACTGCGGCACAGCGAATGTCCTCGGCCGACGGGGTCGACCATGAGGCGGCGGCGACCCGACCCGATAATCGAACAGGTGCGGCGGATGACGACGGCGTTGCGGATCCCGCAGCCGTGGGACCTCGCGGTATTCCTGGCGCAGGTCACGGCCGTGGTGGGCAAGGAGATTCGGCTGATGCCGTTACCGCCGGGGCTGGCGGACGGGATGCCGTGCGGCGTGCTGCTGGAAAGCGCCGATCACATCGTGATCGCCTACGATGCGGAAAGTTCCGGTTATCACGCCGAACACATTGTGCTGCACGAGATCGGGCATCTGCTGCTCGATCACGCGGGCGTCGACGCCGACCGCGCCAGACGCGCCACCATCGAAATGCTCTTCCCGAGTATGGATCCGGACAGCGTGCTGCGGGTGCTGCAACGCAGCGACTACGACGATGCCGCCGAACATCAAGCGGAACTCTTCGCCTCGCTCGTGCTGTCCGAATCCCGTACGGCGCCGGTGGGTTCGCCGGTCCGCCGGACGATCTTCCGGGACTGAGCCGCCGCTGTGGTGACCTCGTCCTGGCCGACCTTGTGGTCGCTGCCGGTGGTCGGCTATGCCTGGATCTTGCTTGCGGTGCGCCTCACCAGGTTTCGCGCGACGCTGCTGGACCACCGTGGCAATCTCGCGCTCGCCGTGCTCGTCATCGCGTCCACCATGCGCGAACCCACCTTGCAGCGCGGGTTGGTCACGCTGTCCGCGGGTTATCTGTCGGATGCCTGGCTGTTCCAGCTCGCGATAATCCTGATGGGTGCGGTCGTCGGGTTCAACGTGCTGGTGCTGGCCGACGCGCTCGGTCTGCGCTATCGACCCGCTGTCGTGCACGGGATCGCCGTCGGCAGCGCGTTGATCGCGCTGCTCTGCGGCACGGGTGCACGCCACCACGGTGTCGCGATCGCGGACGAAACCGGCTGGGCGCCCGTGGGTTTCTGGCTGGCACTGCTGCCGCCGATGGTCTGGCTCGACGGCCTGGTGATCCGGTTGGGCATCGCCCAATTACGGCAGCGGCCCGAACGCCGTGAGGTATTGGCGTACGCGGCGCTCGCGCTGTTTCCGGCCGTGCATCTGCTCGGATTCAGTTGCGCGCCGATCGCGGCGGTGTTCCTGGTTCGCGGTGAGCACAACGTCTTCACCGCGCTGCTG from Nocardia iowensis includes these protein-coding regions:
- a CDS encoding TetR/AcrR family transcriptional regulator C-terminal domain-containing protein codes for the protein MQLHRADVVDGAIAILDQYGLADLTMRRLAGSLQVQPGALYWHFPNKQALLGAVADKILAPMEDPIVATEWSGQISELAHRLRDCLLAYRDGAELVSATYASRLTTSKGRERMAGAAIRAGMPRPEAELTSFTLLYYVLGQTVDEQSRMQMDSAGALPDDEAPLDETPDPTARFDFGLQLFIAGVRHLLGTRVR
- the bioB gene encoding biotin synthase BioB, with protein sequence MTQAPVDTSILAIAREQVLERGEGLTQEQTLEVLRLGDDHLEELLALAHDVRMKWCGPEVEVEGIISLKTGGCPEDCHFCSQSGLFQSPVRAAWLDIPSLVEAAKQTAKTGATEFCIVAAVRGPDERLMAQVAAGVEAIRNEVDIQVACSLGMLTQEQVDQLAAMGVHRYNHNLETSRSHFPNVVTTHTWEERWDTLRMVREAGMEVCCGGILGMGETLEQRAEFAANLAELEPDEVPLNFLNPRPGTPFGDLEVLPAADALRAVAAFRLALPRTILRFAGGREITLGDLGAKQGILGGINAVIVGNYLTTLGRPAEADLDLLGELKMPIKALNETL
- a CDS encoding DUF2567 domain-containing protein; its protein translation is MTTPRSGVRREARAAAVIALAVLLVSALGGVLWGLVAPSEQLLVVEPGRGGLLTGESMHQFDGVAMFVCFGAVLGVLSAVAAWRWRAVRGPLLQVGLFAGSVVGAVLMARVGELVAEWHHPRPHDPPVGQIVELPIEVGSWLALIIQPLIASLLVLFLAALSSSEDLGTGTGTGATAETGSFDPAGAFGPYGTASQPAGGAPMPYRSYEPASEAGSGSLPETRPSR
- a CDS encoding DUF1353 domain-containing protein yields the protein MAFVGSGPVVEEIDAQFWRVVEPLVYQGDSQEFVIPAGFRTDFASVPRALVWLIPRYGAYTRAAILHDYLRTANVVSIADADGIFRRCLQELGVSVPRRWMMWAGVRLASGLRGATVGALATWVLIAVPSVVFLVIPVIVVQVFLVLFWLVELAFWGAARLFTRTAAPPPEPQMKTA
- a CDS encoding MAB_1171c family putative transporter, whose amino-acid sequence is MVTSSWPTLWSLPVVGYAWILLAVRLTRFRATLLDHRGNLALAVLVIASTMREPTLQRGLVTLSAGYLSDAWLFQLAIILMGAVVGFNVLVLADALGLRYRPAVVHGIAVGSALIALLCGTGARHHGVAIADETGWAPVGFWLALLPPMVWLDGLVIRLGIAQLRQRPERREVLAYAALALFPAVHLLGFSCAPIAAVFLVRGEHNVFTALLAAADRDILLYQLVIIVVGMTVPLLLRLAQRLGLDAASRSRKRLLPLWSDLTAVCPELVYRGPAGDLGSRFLLHRTVIEIRDCLRILSRYAPEPASLTGDAHAVQDYAIQLAHACAAKSAGAPASGAVLALPSTAGDVDAEIAELTTLAAHWHKARTVADLPSASRA